In one window of Photorhabdus laumondii subsp. laumondii DNA:
- a CDS encoding amino acid permease: MSQQQKSVSRKPATQHLRRELKARHLAMIAIGGSIGTGLFVASGATVSQAGPGGALLSYALIGLMVYFLMTSLGELAAYMPVSGSFSTYGSKYVEEGFGFALGWNYWYNWAVTIAVDLVAAQLVMGYWLPDMPGWIWSALFLALIFLLNFISVKGFGEAEYWFSLIKVSTVIVFIVVGLLMIAGIMKGAEGAGWHNWTVGDAPFAGGFSAMIGVAMIVGFSFQGTELIGIAAGESKDPAKNVPSAVRKVFWRILLFYIFAILIISLIIPYTDPSLLRNEVGDISVSPFTLVFENAGLLSAAAMMNAVILTAVLSAGNSGMYASTRMLFTLAKEGKAPRIFGKLSKGGVPRNALYATTVVAALCFLSSMYGNQTVYLWLLNTSGMTGFIAWLGIAISHYRFRRGYVAQGLDLSKLPYRSGFFPVGPIFAFVLCLTITLGQNYQAFLQDKIDWYGVTATYVGIPLFLLIWFGYKLARKTHFIKYSEMKFPDIENQ; this comes from the coding sequence ATGTCTCAACAACAAAAAAGTGTTTCCCGGAAACCCGCAACGCAACATTTGCGACGTGAATTGAAAGCTCGGCATCTAGCGATGATTGCCATTGGCGGATCAATAGGCACCGGGTTATTCGTGGCTTCAGGTGCGACAGTTTCACAAGCAGGGCCTGGCGGAGCATTACTTTCCTATGCATTAATTGGCTTGATGGTTTATTTCCTGATGACCAGTTTGGGTGAACTGGCCGCTTATATGCCGGTTTCCGGTTCTTTCTCAACTTATGGTTCCAAATATGTTGAAGAAGGGTTTGGTTTTGCCTTGGGTTGGAACTATTGGTACAACTGGGCGGTGACTATCGCGGTGGATTTGGTTGCAGCCCAATTGGTTATGGGTTATTGGCTGCCGGATATGCCGGGTTGGATCTGGAGTGCGTTATTCCTCGCGTTGATTTTCCTACTGAATTTTATTTCAGTGAAAGGATTTGGTGAAGCTGAATACTGGTTCTCCTTGATTAAAGTCAGCACGGTTATTGTTTTTATTGTGGTCGGATTACTGATGATAGCCGGCATCATGAAAGGGGCAGAAGGTGCTGGATGGCATAACTGGACTGTTGGTGATGCACCTTTTGCCGGTGGTTTCTCTGCCATGATTGGCGTGGCAATGATAGTTGGGTTTTCTTTTCAGGGAACTGAGCTAATTGGCATTGCGGCGGGTGAGTCAAAAGATCCGGCAAAAAATGTTCCCAGTGCTGTACGTAAGGTATTCTGGCGTATTCTGCTATTCTATATTTTTGCGATCCTGATTATCAGCCTGATTATTCCTTATACTGATCCAAGCCTACTGCGTAATGAGGTCGGTGATATCAGTGTTAGTCCGTTTACGTTGGTATTTGAAAACGCTGGTTTGTTATCCGCCGCAGCTATGATGAATGCGGTTATTTTGACGGCTGTGTTGTCTGCGGGTAATTCAGGTATGTATGCATCGACTCGTATGTTGTTCACATTGGCAAAAGAGGGTAAAGCACCGAGGATTTTTGGCAAATTATCCAAAGGTGGTGTACCGCGTAATGCCTTGTATGCAACAACGGTGGTTGCTGCGTTGTGTTTCCTCAGTTCAATGTACGGTAACCAGACCGTCTATCTGTGGTTGTTGAATACTTCTGGGATGACCGGTTTTATTGCCTGGTTGGGGATTGCTATTAGTCATTATCGTTTCCGCCGTGGTTATGTCGCTCAGGGGTTGGATTTAAGTAAATTACCTTATCGTTCAGGATTTTTCCCCGTTGGCCCAATTTTTGCGTTTGTTTTGTGTCTAACCATCACATTAGGACAGAATTATCAGGCATTTCTACAAGATAAAATTGACTGGTATGGTGTCACTGCAACTTATGTTGGTATTCCACTCTTCCTGTTGATTTGGTTTGGTTACAAATTAGCTAGGAAAACTCACTTTATCAAATATAGCGAGATGAAATTTCCTGATATCGAGAATCAGTGA
- the yieE gene encoding DNA-binding transcriptional regulator YeiE: protein MHITLRQLEVFTEVLKSGSTTQASQQLALSQSAVSASLTDLESQLGVQLFDRVGKRLVTNEHGRLLYPKALALLEQAGEIQQLFKQELGALRIAASSTIGNYMLPEMLANYRQDFPDTPLELNISNTQDVINSVLEFRVDLGLIEGSCHSPELITQLWMEDELVIFSSPENPLAEQDLKLDDLVKASWILRERGSGTREVLDHLLFVHLPGFKILMELGNSEAIKHAVKFGMGISCLSRRVVAEQLQNRTLLELKVPELRLFRTLYLIHHRQKHMSIALQKLLSYCR, encoded by the coding sequence ATGCACATCACATTGAGGCAGTTGGAAGTTTTTACTGAGGTATTGAAAAGCGGTTCAACGACGCAAGCCTCTCAGCAATTGGCGCTATCTCAGTCCGCGGTGAGTGCCTCATTAACGGATCTGGAAAGCCAACTTGGCGTACAGCTTTTTGATCGAGTAGGAAAGCGGTTGGTGACGAATGAACATGGCCGCCTACTCTATCCCAAGGCGTTGGCATTGCTAGAGCAAGCCGGGGAAATTCAGCAGTTATTCAAACAGGAGTTAGGAGCGTTACGTATCGCTGCCAGTAGCACCATTGGTAATTATATGTTGCCGGAAATGCTGGCAAATTATCGTCAGGATTTTCCTGATACGCCGCTAGAGTTAAATATCAGCAATACGCAGGATGTCATCAATTCTGTGCTGGAATTCCGTGTTGATCTTGGTTTGATAGAAGGTTCCTGCCATAGCCCTGAGTTGATAACTCAGCTATGGATGGAGGATGAGTTGGTTATTTTTTCTTCTCCTGAAAATCCGCTAGCTGAACAGGATCTAAAATTGGATGATTTAGTTAAGGCATCATGGATATTAAGGGAGAGGGGATCGGGTACAAGAGAAGTGCTGGATCATCTGTTGTTTGTCCATTTACCCGGGTTCAAGATTTTGATGGAATTGGGAAATTCTGAAGCGATAAAACATGCGGTCAAATTTGGTATGGGTATCAGTTGCTTGTCCAGACGAGTCGTTGCAGAGCAATTGCAAAATCGTACTTTACTGGAGTTAAAAGTGCCAGAATTAAGACTTTTCAGAACATTGTACCTGATTCATCATCGGCAAAAGCATATGTCTATCGCACTGCAAAAATTGCTTAGTTACTGCCGGTAA
- a CDS encoding YeiH family protein: MSDIHAKKFSKQSSIPGMKLIPGLILAAILTAISIYAGNIPWFINMGLGTLTLAILAGIIVGNTVYPLLKPYCDEGIHFSKHYLLRAGIILYGFRLTFQQIADVGITGLLIDAAMLSSTFFIAIWLGKSLFGLDQQTVILIGAGSSICGAAAIMATEPVVNAPASKVAVAVSTIVIFGTIAIFIYPWFYQLNEHYQWLPLTQETFGIFTGSTLHEVAQVVAVGHAISDQTENVAVISKMIRVMMLAPFLLLLSRYINHADTKNGRNHQEKTPITIPWFAVIFIAIAGFNSFNLLPAAIVNSLINIDTIMLTMAMGALGLTTHVSAIRQAGFKPILLALILFVWLMAGGLLINLGIQHLFG, encoded by the coding sequence ATGTCTGACATTCATGCCAAAAAATTCAGCAAACAATCATCCATTCCCGGTATGAAATTAATACCTGGGTTAATATTAGCGGCAATACTTACTGCAATTTCAATCTATGCCGGAAATATTCCGTGGTTTATTAATATGGGACTGGGTACATTAACACTGGCGATCCTTGCAGGGATCATTGTCGGTAATACTGTCTATCCTTTACTCAAACCTTATTGTGATGAGGGTATTCATTTCTCAAAACATTATCTTCTGCGGGCAGGTATTATTCTTTATGGCTTCCGTTTGACATTTCAACAAATTGCCGATGTTGGCATTACCGGCCTTCTGATTGATGCTGCTATGTTGTCTTCCACTTTCTTTATTGCAATTTGGCTAGGCAAATCACTCTTTGGATTAGACCAGCAAACAGTAATACTGATTGGTGCCGGCAGCAGTATCTGCGGTGCAGCAGCTATTATGGCAACAGAGCCAGTAGTGAATGCCCCTGCCAGTAAAGTTGCTGTTGCGGTCTCGACAATTGTCATCTTTGGCACTATCGCTATTTTCATTTATCCGTGGTTTTATCAACTCAATGAGCATTATCAGTGGTTACCACTTACTCAGGAAACTTTCGGCATCTTTACTGGCTCCACCCTTCACGAAGTTGCTCAAGTTGTTGCTGTTGGGCATGCTATTAGCGATCAAACGGAAAACGTAGCCGTTATCAGTAAAATGATCAGGGTTATGATGTTAGCACCATTCCTGTTGTTATTATCCCGTTATATTAACCATGCCGACACTAAAAATGGCAGAAACCATCAGGAGAAAACACCAATAACTATCCCCTGGTTTGCAGTGATTTTTATTGCAATAGCGGGTTTTAATTCTTTCAATTTACTTCCTGCTGCAATAGTTAATTCTCTGATTAATATTGATACTATTATGCTTACTATGGCAATGGGGGCACTGGGTTTAACTACTCATGTGAGCGCCATCCGTCAGGCCGGATTTAAACCCATTTTATTAGCTCTCATTTTGTTTGTATGGCTGATGGCGGGCGGTCTTTTAATAAATCTTGGCATTCAACATCTGTTTGGCTGA
- the nfo gene encoding deoxyribonuclease IV, with translation MKFVGAHVSAAGGVDQAVIRAHELKATAFALFTKNQRQWHAPHLAADVIDKFKENCERYGYGSRQILPHDSYLINLGHPESEALEKSRLAFIDEMQRCEQLGIDLLNFHPGSHLNKVDVDKCLARIAESINIALNKTQRVTAVIENTAGQGTNLGFKFEHLAAIIDGVEDKNRVGVCIDTCHAFAAGYDLRTNDVCEQTFQQFEKIVGFQYLCGMHLNDAKSEFASRVDRHHSLGEGNIGKTPFSYIMKDARFDGIPLILETINPDIWPQEIAWLKLQQN, from the coding sequence ATGAAATTTGTTGGAGCACATGTCAGCGCGGCTGGCGGAGTTGATCAAGCGGTTATCCGGGCGCACGAACTAAAAGCTACCGCCTTTGCCCTATTTACAAAAAATCAGCGCCAGTGGCATGCTCCACATTTAGCCGCTGACGTTATCGATAAATTTAAAGAAAACTGTGAACGTTATGGATATGGTAGCCGACAAATTCTCCCTCACGATAGTTATCTGATTAATCTCGGCCATCCAGAAAGTGAAGCTCTGGAAAAATCCCGACTGGCTTTTATTGATGAGATGCAACGTTGCGAACAATTAGGGATCGATTTATTGAACTTCCATCCTGGCAGCCATCTCAATAAAGTAGATGTGGATAAATGCCTGGCGCGTATTGCGGAATCTATCAATATTGCTCTCAATAAAACCCAGAGAGTCACTGCTGTTATCGAAAATACGGCAGGCCAAGGCACTAATCTGGGTTTTAAATTTGAACATCTGGCAGCAATTATTGATGGAGTTGAAGATAAAAACCGAGTGGGTGTCTGTATTGATACCTGCCACGCCTTTGCTGCTGGCTACGATTTACGTACAAACGATGTTTGTGAACAAACTTTTCAACAGTTTGAAAAAATTGTTGGCTTTCAATATTTATGCGGAATGCATTTAAATGATGCCAAAAGTGAATTCGCCAGCCGTGTTGACCGACATCATAGCCTTGGAGAAGGAAATATTGGTAAAACACCTTTCAGTTATATTATGAAAGATGCTCGTTTTGATGGTATTCCACTCATCCTTGAAACAATAAACCCAGATATTTGGCCGCAAGAAATTGCCTGGCTGAAATTACAACAAAATTAA
- the fruK gene encoding 1-phosphofructokinase produces MSRRVATITLNPAYDLVGLCPEIVKGAINRVQAAGLHAAGKGNNVAKVLRDLGIDVTVSGFLGKENQEGFQQFFNENGMVNRFHLVPGRTRINVKLTEESGEVTDFNFTGFYVGEAEWSGFVNDSLSWLGQFDMVVVSGSLPAGVSAESFTDWMTCLRQLCPCIIFDSSREALVAGLKASPWLVKPNRHELEVWAGRLLPELSDIIIAAHQLRDQGIAHVVISLGEQGALWVNASGAWLAKPPHCKVVSTVGAGDSMVGGLVYGLLMRESSEHTLRLATAVSALAVSQPNVGISNRPELAAMMAKVELIPVR; encoded by the coding sequence ATGAGCCGTAGAGTTGCCACTATCACCCTAAACCCTGCTTATGATTTGGTAGGATTGTGCCCGGAAATCGTCAAGGGAGCGATCAACCGAGTGCAAGCCGCTGGACTGCATGCTGCTGGTAAAGGCAATAATGTTGCTAAAGTTTTGCGTGACTTAGGTATTGATGTCACGGTGAGTGGTTTTTTGGGTAAGGAAAATCAGGAAGGATTTCAACAGTTCTTCAATGAAAATGGTATGGTAAATCGTTTTCATTTAGTACCAGGCAGAACACGGATTAATGTCAAATTGACAGAAGAAAGCGGAGAAGTGACAGACTTTAACTTCACTGGTTTTTATGTCGGTGAAGCTGAATGGTCGGGATTTGTTAATGATTCGCTTTCATGGCTTGGACAGTTTGATATGGTTGTTGTTAGTGGTAGCTTACCGGCTGGTGTCTCTGCTGAATCGTTTACTGACTGGATGACCTGTCTACGTCAGCTTTGTCCTTGCATTATTTTTGATAGCAGCCGTGAAGCATTGGTTGCAGGGTTAAAAGCATCCCCTTGGTTAGTGAAGCCGAATCGCCATGAGCTTGAAGTATGGGCGGGACGTCTGTTACCTGAGTTGTCCGATATCATCATAGCAGCACATCAACTTAGGGATCAGGGAATTGCTCATGTTGTCATATCCTTGGGTGAGCAGGGGGCATTATGGGTTAATGCGTCTGGAGCATGGTTGGCGAAACCACCACATTGTAAAGTCGTCAGCACTGTTGGGGCTGGTGATTCAATGGTTGGGGGCTTGGTTTATGGTTTGCTGATGCGGGAATCCAGTGAACATACGTTGCGATTGGCGACCGCTGTATCTGCACTTGCCGTTAGCCAGCCTAATGTGGGTATCAGCAATCGTCCTGAATTAGCTGCCATGATGGCCAAAGTTGAACTGATACCCGTTAGATAA
- a CDS encoding nucleotide triphosphate diphosphatase NUDT15, with product MSVIVGVGVVIVNECGQVLLGKRSSKHAPYWSIFGGHVDAGETFEQCAIREIAEETGLTIQSPKVYGICNNLQTYQQEGKHTISVCLLAKHPGGEPKLMEPEKCEQFMWCDPNNLPEPHFEASRNAIKMWQENKFYLTE from the coding sequence ATGTCTGTCATTGTGGGTGTTGGTGTGGTTATTGTGAACGAATGTGGTCAAGTATTACTCGGAAAACGTAGCAGTAAACATGCTCCATACTGGTCAATCTTTGGTGGTCATGTTGATGCCGGAGAAACTTTTGAGCAATGTGCAATCCGTGAAATTGCAGAAGAAACGGGTCTGACGATTCAATCACCAAAGGTCTACGGTATTTGTAATAATCTTCAAACTTACCAACAGGAAGGAAAACATACTATTTCAGTATGTTTACTGGCAAAACATCCAGGTGGTGAACCAAAATTGATGGAACCAGAAAAATGTGAACAATTTATGTGGTGCGATCCCAATAATCTTCCTGAACCTCATTTTGAAGCTAGCCGGAATGCAATAAAAATGTGGCAAGAAAATAAATTTTATCTTACTGAATGA
- the mtr gene encoding tryptophan permease: protein MSTETPQSLKRPPILGGAMIIAGTAVGAGMFSTPVATSGVWFTGSIILLVYTWVCMYFSGLMILETNLNYPSGASFHTMTKDLLGKGWNAINGISIAFVLYILTYAYISAGGSIIAHNFKNIISISQANAGFIFAFIVAFIVWLSTQAVDRLSTILIGGMVITFFMSVGGMFTEVKYVILFNQTDTTSNDTATSYISYALTALPYLLVSFGYHGNIPSLVKYYHKDRKAVIRSLLLGTLIALTIYILWQYVIQGNIPREAFKQIIADGGNIGDLLKHMDNTTNSKTVHQLLNAFSYMALASSFLGVSLGLFDYIADFFGFKDNNTGRLTSALVTFIPPTALALLFPNGFLYAIGFAGFAATIWAVIIPALMARASRQRFPEASYRAPGGKFLIGFVILFGLINAIAHILSSLDLLPVYH from the coding sequence ATGTCCACTGAGACACCCCAGAGTTTAAAGCGCCCTCCCATACTGGGTGGTGCAATGATCATTGCCGGAACTGCTGTCGGTGCAGGAATGTTCTCTACTCCTGTGGCAACTTCCGGTGTCTGGTTTACTGGCTCAATTATTCTGCTGGTTTACACATGGGTGTGTATGTATTTCTCCGGCTTGATGATACTAGAAACCAACCTGAACTACCCATCAGGTGCAAGCTTCCATACCATGACTAAAGATTTACTCGGTAAAGGATGGAATGCAATCAATGGTATCTCTATTGCATTCGTGCTTTATATATTAACCTACGCCTATATTTCAGCGGGTGGCTCAATTATTGCCCACAATTTTAAAAATATTATTTCGATATCACAGGCAAATGCTGGCTTTATTTTCGCTTTTATCGTTGCATTTATTGTCTGGTTATCGACTCAAGCTGTCGATCGTTTGAGCACAATTTTGATCGGCGGTATGGTTATTACTTTTTTTATGTCCGTTGGCGGCATGTTTACCGAAGTTAAATATGTCATTTTGTTTAATCAGACGGATACTACATCAAACGACACGGCAACAAGTTATATATCTTACGCTTTAACCGCTCTACCCTATTTACTCGTTTCATTCGGATATCACGGTAACATCCCAAGTTTAGTAAAATATTATCATAAAGATAGAAAAGCCGTTATTCGCAGCCTGTTATTAGGTACATTAATCGCATTAACTATTTATATCCTATGGCAATATGTCATTCAGGGAAATATTCCCCGCGAAGCATTCAAACAGATTATTGCTGATGGCGGGAATATCGGTGATTTATTAAAACACATGGATAATACAACAAACAGCAAAACCGTTCACCAGCTTCTAAATGCCTTCTCTTATATGGCATTAGCAAGTTCATTTCTTGGTGTCTCTTTAGGGCTATTTGATTACATAGCCGATTTCTTCGGTTTTAAAGATAACAACACCGGCCGGTTAACATCTGCATTAGTGACATTTATTCCGCCAACAGCGCTAGCTTTACTGTTCCCCAATGGTTTTCTATATGCCATTGGCTTTGCTGGATTCGCTGCAACCATCTGGGCTGTCATTATTCCAGCACTGATGGCTAGGGCAAGTCGCCAGCGCTTCCCTGAAGCCAGTTACCGAGCACCAGGAGGGAAATTCCTCATTGGGTTCGTCATTCTGTTTGGTTTGATAAATGCTATAGCCCATATTTTGTCCTCTCTTGATTTATTACCTGTGTATCATTGA
- the yeiP gene encoding elongation factor P-like protein YeiP, which translates to MAKANEIKRGSAVSYNGKLLLVKDIDIQAPSARGASTLYKMRFTDIRTGQKVEERFKGDDILDTISLTRRSVNFSYIDGDEYVFMDDEDFTPYHFKKEQIEEELLFIPEGGLPGMQVLTIEGQVIALELPQTVDMVIEETAPGIKGASASARTKPAKMSTGLTVQVPEYISSGERIRIHIAERRYMGRCD; encoded by the coding sequence ATGGCTAAAGCCAACGAAATTAAACGCGGTAGCGCCGTCAGTTATAATGGTAAGTTACTGCTGGTTAAAGATATTGATATTCAAGCACCAAGCGCCCGGGGAGCTAGCACATTATATAAAATGCGCTTTACTGATATCCGCACCGGTCAGAAAGTGGAAGAACGCTTCAAAGGCGATGATATCCTTGATACGATCAGCCTAACTCGTCGTAGCGTTAACTTTTCCTACATTGATGGTGATGAATATGTTTTCATGGATGATGAAGATTTCACACCTTATCACTTTAAAAAGGAACAAATCGAAGAAGAGTTATTATTTATTCCTGAAGGTGGCCTGCCTGGTATGCAAGTTCTGACAATAGAGGGACAAGTCATTGCCCTTGAACTACCACAAACAGTCGATATGGTTATTGAAGAAACAGCCCCTGGAATTAAAGGCGCTTCAGCCAGTGCACGAACAAAACCGGCCAAAATGAGCACCGGACTCACCGTGCAAGTACCTGAATATATCAGTAGCGGGGAAAGAATCCGTATTCATATTGCAGAACGCCGCTATATGGGACGTTGCGATTAA
- a CDS encoding phosphatase PAP2 family protein, whose product MTRSHPFAIFILNLLGITLFLSWYLPEHHGFWLKIDSAIFYFFNEKLTSGSTFTEFVAFVNIRAFDVISLLCMGLLYYNAFRKQNYDGKRRLFMIGLVMIISAVILNQIGHLLPVVRPSPTLTFDHINRISEMTNLVTKDASSDSFPGDHGLMLLIFSCFILRYISGRAFCIALLIMVIFALPRIMAGAHWFTDIAVGSLSLILIGTSWLLLTPLSDIMINWLDKNLPQIGRPI is encoded by the coding sequence ATGACACGCAGTCACCCATTTGCCATATTTATACTGAACCTGTTAGGGATCACTTTATTTCTCTCCTGGTATTTACCAGAGCATCATGGTTTCTGGCTCAAGATCGACTCTGCAATCTTCTACTTCTTTAATGAGAAATTAACATCAGGCTCAACATTCACAGAATTTGTAGCATTTGTGAATATCAGGGCCTTCGATGTCATTTCACTTTTATGTATGGGATTGCTGTATTACAACGCTTTTCGTAAACAGAATTACGATGGCAAACGCAGATTATTCATGATTGGTTTGGTCATGATAATAAGCGCAGTTATACTTAACCAAATCGGTCACCTACTCCCTGTTGTCCGTCCAAGCCCAACATTAACCTTCGATCATATCAATCGTATTAGCGAAATGACCAATCTGGTAACAAAAGATGCATCAAGCGATAGCTTTCCAGGTGATCACGGATTAATGCTCCTGATTTTCAGCTGCTTTATTCTTCGATATATTTCAGGCAGAGCATTCTGTATTGCATTACTCATTATGGTAATATTTGCGTTACCTCGCATAATGGCAGGCGCTCACTGGTTTACTGATATTGCAGTCGGTTCTTTATCTCTGATACTCATCGGAACAAGTTGGCTACTATTAACACCATTAAGTGACATAATGATTAACTGGCTGGATAAGAATCTGCCGCAAATTGGTCGCCCAATTTAA
- the mepS gene encoding bifunctional murein DD-endopeptidase/murein LD-carboxypeptidase translates to MVKSQPALRYITRLIPALFVAITLSACSSPDSSRFRNTQTDTHAVNGKNGFLLQASQDEFEALVRNLDIKSKILSQYNGWKGVAYRLGGVTKRGIDCSGFVQRTFRDQFGMELPRSTFEQQNIGKKIDRSRLRPGDLVLFKTGARTRHIGIYVGNDQFVHASTSNGVIVSRLSSTYWSKRYYSGRRVISNSIVPNG, encoded by the coding sequence ATGGTCAAGTCTCAACCGGCACTGAGATACATTACGCGGCTGATACCCGCGCTGTTCGTAGCGATCACCTTATCCGCGTGCAGCTCACCAGATTCATCAAGGTTTCGTAACACACAAACTGATACGCATGCAGTAAACGGTAAGAACGGCTTCTTACTTCAAGCGTCTCAGGATGAATTCGAAGCACTCGTTCGCAATCTGGACATAAAATCTAAAATTCTTAGCCAATACAATGGCTGGAAAGGGGTTGCCTATCGACTCGGTGGCGTTACTAAACGCGGTATAGATTGTTCTGGCTTTGTTCAACGTACTTTCCGTGACCAGTTTGGTATGGAACTGCCGCGTTCAACATTTGAACAACAGAATATTGGCAAAAAAATTGACCGTTCAAGATTACGCCCTGGCGATTTAGTTTTATTTAAGACAGGTGCCCGTACCAGGCATATTGGCATCTATGTTGGCAATGACCAATTTGTTCACGCCTCTACTAGCAATGGTGTAATCGTTTCCAGATTAAGCAGCACATACTGGAGCAAACGTTATTATAGCGGTCGCCGAGTCATCAGTAATAGCATTGTGCCTAATGGCTAA
- a CDS encoding YejG family protein produces MNNIQLSVVHRLPQSYKWSPGFVGIKVEPLPVDEVNAESSLMGLKLLSHEDGAAWNVMQKLQQSLADMQIGSTVIELEGQPCLFINSEDESAVMCRLKTLGAAIAEKITALYPF; encoded by the coding sequence GTGAATAATATTCAGCTTTCGGTAGTACATCGGCTGCCGCAAAGTTACAAGTGGTCACCCGGTTTTGTGGGTATCAAAGTTGAGCCGCTTCCGGTTGATGAAGTGAATGCAGAAAGCAGCCTGATGGGGTTGAAGTTACTCAGCCACGAAGACGGGGCTGCGTGGAATGTTATGCAAAAATTACAGCAATCGCTTGCTGATATGCAAATTGGAAGCACTGTGATTGAGTTGGAAGGTCAACCGTGCTTATTTATTAATAGTGAAGATGAAAGTGCGGTTATGTGTCGTTTGAAGACACTTGGCGCTGCCATTGCTGAAAAGATAACTGCGCTTTATCCATTTTGA
- a CDS encoding Bcr/CflA family multidrug efflux MFS transporter, which produces MQQQRSSYLGLILILGLLSMLMPLAIDMYLPSLPTVAEDFGVDSGQVQMTLSSYILGFAIGQMVYGPMADSLGRKPVILGGVTVFALASAACAMVQNIDDFIYMRFLHGFSAAAAGVVINALMRDLFTKDEFSRSMSFVILVMTIAPLIAPILGGMIMIWFTWHAIFWSIAVTSVITVFLVAFFIRETLPKEKRQKFHLRTTVSQFIMLFRQRRVFCYMLASGFSFAGMFSFLSAGPFVYIELNGVSPQHFGYYFALNIVFLFVMTTINSRYVRRFGALKMMYFGLSVQFMMGIWLLLSTALDFGFTALVIGVAAYVCGIAMITSNVMAVVLDDYPHMAGTVSSLAGTVRFGISALVGILLAMLPARNAWPMVGSMVLSVILAVLLIIYAKKRR; this is translated from the coding sequence GTGCAACAACAACGATCATCCTATTTGGGACTGATTCTAATCCTTGGGCTACTTTCTATGTTAATGCCCCTTGCCATTGATATGTATTTGCCGAGTTTGCCGACTGTTGCCGAGGATTTCGGTGTAGATAGCGGACAGGTTCAGATGACGCTGAGCAGTTATATTCTCGGTTTTGCTATCGGTCAGATGGTATATGGCCCAATGGCTGACAGTTTGGGGCGTAAGCCGGTTATTCTAGGTGGGGTTACTGTATTTGCCTTGGCTTCAGCTGCGTGTGCAATGGTTCAGAATATCGATGATTTTATTTATATGCGCTTTTTGCATGGATTCTCCGCCGCCGCAGCGGGTGTTGTCATTAATGCGCTAATGCGAGATCTGTTCACCAAAGATGAATTCTCGCGTAGCATGTCTTTTGTGATATTGGTAATGACCATTGCCCCATTAATTGCTCCAATTCTTGGTGGCATGATAATGATTTGGTTCACATGGCATGCGATTTTCTGGAGTATTGCGGTGACGTCTGTTATTACTGTATTCCTTGTCGCTTTCTTTATAAGAGAAACTTTACCAAAAGAAAAAAGACAAAAATTTCATCTTCGTACAACCGTAAGCCAGTTTATTATGTTATTTCGCCAGCGTCGTGTATTTTGCTACATGCTTGCCAGCGGTTTTTCATTTGCGGGAATGTTCTCTTTTCTCAGTGCAGGGCCATTTGTTTATATTGAGTTAAATGGTGTTTCGCCTCAGCACTTTGGTTATTACTTTGCGCTTAACATCGTATTTCTGTTTGTGATGACGACAATCAATAGTCGCTATGTCCGGCGCTTTGGTGCGTTGAAGATGATGTATTTTGGTTTGAGTGTGCAGTTTATGATGGGGATCTGGTTGTTACTGTCTACCGCCCTCGATTTTGGCTTTACTGCTCTGGTCATCGGTGTTGCAGCTTATGTATGTGGTATCGCAATGATTACATCCAATGTTATGGCCGTGGTTTTAGATGATTATCCACATATGGCCGGAACGGTGTCTTCATTGGCAGGTACCGTTCGTTTTGGTATTAGTGCTTTGGTTGGTATATTACTTGCCATGTTACCTGCACGTAATGCCTGGCCAATGGTTGGTTCTATGGTTTTATCTGTTATTTTGGCTGTATTGCTTATTATATACGCAAAAAAGAGGCGATAA